GTTTTGACGACTGGTGCCCCGAATGGATGGATTATGTGAAAGAATCCGAAGGCATCTCTGAAATCACTGCCGACCACCAGAAGATTCTTGACTTCCTGCAGGATTACTACAAGAAGAACGGCATCGCTCCCATGGTCCGCATTCTGTCCAAGAACACCGGGTACAAGCTGAAGGAAGTTTACGAACTGTTCCCCTCCGGCCCCGGCAAAGGCGCATGCAAGATGGCCGGCCTGCCCAAGCCCACCGGCTGCGTGTAGTCCGAGCCGTTACATTTCGGAAAAAAAGCGGAAGGGAAACCTTCCGCTTTTTATTTTCCACACGGCCCCCCCTTTTTGTTGAGATTTGAAGTTGAAAGTTGAAAGCTGAGAATATATTTTCCCATAAGGTTCGCCACGCTCATTGCCATCTGCCCGTTACGGCGCGCAGACGCACGGATAACTGCTCCGCCCTTCGGCGAGATCCAGATGGCGCACCGAAGCAGCTTCAAAAAAACACGCTCTACAATCCAGCATATTTGCAACATACAATTGTTTGTTTGTAAAATGTCTTCTCATCCACCATTTCAGGCGTACAGCCCCCGTCCGCATACTTCGCAGCCCGCCGCACCCGGCGCTTTGGACGCGCACTTTACGCCGAAGCAAAAAAACGGTATCGCCCTGCCATGAAAATTCGTCTGTCATGGAAAAAAATCACTCTCTGGCTGATTGGCATTATACTGATTTGCGGCCTCCTTGGCGGAAGCGGCGTGGTCATGCTCTTTTACTGGGCCTCGCGCGACCTTCCGGACATCAACCGCATAGCAGAGTACAAGCAGCCTCAGGCCACGGTCGTTCTGGCCCGTGACGGCTCGACCCTGGGCACGCTTTTTCATGAAAAGCGCTACGTCATCGGCCTCAAAGAGATGTCGCGGTATCTGCCCATGGCCTTTCTGGCCGCAGAAGACGATGCCTTTTACCGCCACATGGGCGTGGACCCCACGGCCATTCTGCGCGCGGCCATCAACAATTTTCGCAAGGGACGCCAGGGCGAGGGCGGCAGCACCATCACCCAGCAGCTTATCAAGCAGCTCCTGCTGACCTCCGAGCGCAGCTATACCCGCAAGATGAAAGAGGCCATTCTGGCCTATGA
This DNA window, taken from Desulfovibrio sp. 86, encodes the following:
- a CDS encoding TusE/DsrC/DsvC family sulfur relay protein is translated as MAEITYKGKSFEVDEDGFLLRFDDWCPEWMDYVKESEGISEITADHQKILDFLQDYYKKNGIAPMVRILSKNTGYKLKEVYELFPSGPGKGACKMAGLPKPTGCV